The window ACCTCGGCCGCGCTGGCGATGGAAGGTGTCGCCGCGATGTTTACCGGCGCCGATCTGATTGCCGACGACATCGGCGCGCTGCCGACGCTGGCGATCTTCAAGCGGCCCGATGGGGCGCCGATGGCGTTTCCAACCCGCCGGCTGCTCGCGCACGAAGTCGTGCGGTTCGCCGGCGAAGCTGTCGCCGTGGCCGTGGCGACATCGCGTGCGATCGCGTTGGCGGCAACCGAGGCCGTGGTGGTGGACTACGAGGTGCTGCCGGCGGTGACCGATCCGGTCGCGGCCACAGAGCCGGGCGCGCCGCTGGTGTGGCCGCAGACGCCGGACAATGTCGTCGCCGGCATGAGTTATGGCGATGCCGCGGCCGTCGAGGCCGCGTTCAAGACGGCCGCGCATGTGGTCTCGCTCGACGTGGTCAGCCAGCGGCTGGTGCCGGCGGCGATGGAGCCGCGCTCGACCGTTGCCGAGCTGGACGCTGGCAACGGCCGGCTCACCATGCACATGCAGACCCAGACGCCGACCACCACCCGTGACATCCTGGCCGACGCGGTGCTCAAGCGACCGAAGGACAGCATTCGCATTCTGGTGGGCGATATCGGCGGCGGCTTCGGCCAGAAGACCAACCTTTATCCTGAGGACGGCATGGTCGCCTATGCCGCCGTCAAGCTGAAGCGCAAGGTGCGCTGGCGCGGCGAGCGTACCGATGATTTTGTCGGCGGCACCCATGGCCGCGATCTCACCTCCACGGGTGAATTCGCGCTCGATGCCCGGGGGCGCGTGTTGGCGTTTCGCGTGCGTTCGATCGGTGGCACCGGCGCCTATCTCAGCGGCACCGGCGTGATCATTCCGCTGGTGCTCGGGCCCTTCGTCGCCACCGGCACCTACGATCTTCCACTGGTGCATATCGACGTCCGGGCGGTGATGACCCACACCGCGCCCACCGGCGCTTATCGCGGTGCGGGGCGGCCGGAAGCCGTCTACATTGTCGAGCGTCTCATGGATGCGGCCGCGCGCCAGATCGGCATGGATCCGCGCAAGATCCGCAAGGTCAACTTTATCAAGTCGAGCCAGATGCCGTATCAGACGGCGACAGGCCAGACCTACGACAGCGGCGCGTTCGCCCATATGCTTGACCGCGCCTCAGATCTCGCCGATTGGGACGGCTTCGCCGCCCGCAAACGCGCCGCCCTGAAAAAAGGCTTGCTCTATGGCCGGGGCCTCGCCAGCTACATCGAATGGACCGGCGGCCGCGTTCACAATGAAAAGGTCAGCCTGCATGCCACCGGCGATGGCAAGGTGGTGCTGCATTCGGGCACCCAGGCGATGGGGCAGGGGCTGGAAACAGCCTATTCGCAGATGATCAGCGCCGCGCTCGGCATCCCCATGGACAAGATCGAGGTGGTGCAGGGCAACACGGATCTGGCGCAAGGCTTCGGCAGCGTCGGCTCACGCTCGCTGTTTGTGGGCGGCACCGCGGCGGTGGTCTCCGCCACCGACCTGATCGCCAAGGCGCGGGAGACCGCGGCCAATGTGCTGGAAGCCGGTCTCGGCGATATCGAATACAGCGACGGCTGGCTGACGGTGGCCGGCACCGATCGGCGCGTCAGCCTGTTCGATCTGGCCAAGCATGAGACCAATGCGCGGCTCAGCGTCGACAGTGAGGGGCAGGTCGATGGTCCGACTTGGCCCAACGGCAGCCATATCTGCGAGGTCGAGATCGATCCGCAAACCGGGCAGACCAAAGTGGTGCGCTTCACCACCGTCGATGACGTCGGTGTTGCGATCAATCCGATGCTGGTCGAAGGCCAGATCCATGGCGGCGTTGCCCAGGGCATCGGCCAGGCGCTGTATGAAGGCGTGCACTACGATCCCGAAGGACAGCTCCTCACCGCGAGTTATCAGGACTACTGCATCCCGCGCGCCGACGACGTGCCGGCAATCACGGTCACGCTCGACGAAAGCGCGCCCTGTCGCACCAATCCGCTGGGCTCCAAAGGCTGCGGCGAATCCGGCGCCATCGGCGGTCCCCCTTGTGTGGTGAACGCCGTGATGGACGCGCTGAGCTCCGCCGGCGTCAAGAACCTGCACGCGCCGCTGACCCCGATGAAGGTGTGGGAGGCGTTGCGACAGGCGCAGGCGGCCGCGGCGTGAGAGGGCCGAAGCGAAGTAACTGAAAGCGGGTCTCCACATTCAGTGTCATCACCGGGCTTGTCCCGGTGATCTCGCTTGGGGACGCAGTGCGCCCCTAAGCGGGGTTGTTTCCGCGACTTCGGCGAAGCCGAAGTCGCTGAGGACAAGCCCGGCAACGACAAAGGAGAATGTGGTGATCGCCGAGTCCACACAACGACCGGGCTTTCATACTCGATCACCAAAAATTCGAAACCAGTGCACGCATTGATAAAATCAGCGCACCGCTGTGCATAGCTCCCCATTTCCATCAAATCCCATTCATTTCCGGCATCTTGAATTTACGATCTTGGCGCCTGATAGCCGCATGCGATTGCAGCGCTCACATCTCAGCATCGTGCGCTCCATCAGGCAGCTCAGCCTGCTGCGTGGCTGGCTACGCGCGCGGGGCGATGCGGGGCTGCCGAGCATCGTCAGCTTCGAGCCGGATGCGCGTGCGGGTGACGCACCCGACCTCGCGCTGTTCAAGGTGGCGCGGCATGGTGAGGCGATGGACTATATCTGCCTGCATGCGGGTGAGCGGGTTCGCGCCGTCTACGACACCACCATGTGGGGGCGCTCGCTGTTTGAATGCCTGGAGCCGGTCATCGCGGCCGCCGCGGAGCCGATCTGGCGGGCCTGCGTCGCGACCGGGCTTCCGGTCTATGCGATCGTTCCGGTGGTCGACCGGCAGGGATGTCCGGTCACCATCGAACAGCTGGTCCTGCCCTACAGCCGGGCGTCCTCCCGCCCCGATTTCATCGTGGCCTCGCTGCATGCCTGGAGCACCGAAGGACGGTTTGTAACCCGGGGACTGCTCCACCACGGGACGCAGGCGCCGGCGCACTGGGCGGTGGTGATCGACCCCGAGGCGACCGCAGCTACCGAGCCGATGCATGACGATTTGGCCGGTCCCGGGTGGCCTGTTTCCGACGGCCATGTCGTTCAAGCTGCCATCTAGTGGGCGGGATAGTGTGCCGGGGCTATTTATAGATCGTCACACCACTGTCGTCATGCGCCGGCCCGCCGCGCACGCATGGCCCATCGCATCAATTGTCATGTGACACACTGAAAAATCAGCACTTTTCGCCCAAAGAGCGAGACCTGTTTTCGCTGAAAAATTTCTGGAATCGCGAGCGATTTCGGCTTTTCGCCGAAACTGTCATCCAGCTTTCAAAAGCAGCGGTCAAGTTGTCGCACCAAGACCATTGTTAACAGGGGCTTACTTATGAGTGATTTGGCATTACCCGGTTCGATCGAGCCTGCCCTTCGGAAGGGACCAGATCTCGACAAGGGCTTTCATCCGATGACAGGTGTTATCTATCTCGGCGTCATTGCCGCCGCGCTGCTGTTCGTTGCCTACAGCATTTATGCCGACGTCGACGCGACCGGGACCAAGATCACCAGCTTCCTGCCATACATTCTGTTGTTCGTTGCCTTGCTGATCGCACTGGGCTTCGAGTTCGTCAACGGCTTCCACGACACCGCGAACGCGGTCGCGACCGTGATCTACACGCGGTCCATGCCTGCTCATATCGCGGTGGTGTGGTCCGGCATGTTCAATCTGCTCGGCGTGCTTTTGTCGTCGGGCGCGGTTGCCTTCGGCATCGTGTCGCTGCTGCCGGTCGAATTGATCCTGCAGGTTGGCAGCAGTGCCGGTTTCGCCATGGTCTTTGCGCTCTTGATCGCCGCCATTCTGTGGAATCTCGGCACCTGGCTGCTCGGTCTGCCGGCCTCCAGCTCGCACACCCTGATCGGATCGATCATGGGCGTCGGCATCGCCAATGCCTTGCTGCGTGGCCGCGACGGCACGTCCGGTGTGGATTGGTCGCAGGCCGGCAACATCGGCAAGGCGCTGCTGCTGTCGCCCTTGTTCGGGTTCGCGGTGGCCGCGCTGCTGCTGTTCGTCCTCAAGACGGTGATGCTGCGCGCCACGCCGGCGCTGTTCGCTGAGCCGAAGGGTGACCAGCCGCCGCCGGTCTGGATCCGCGGAATCCTCGTCCTTACCTGCACCCTGGTCAGCTTCTTCCACGGCTCGAACGACGGTCAGAAGGGCATGGGTCTGATCATGCTCATCCTGATCGGCACGGTGCCGACCGCCTATGCGCTCAACCGCGCGCTGCCGGCCAGCGAGACCGCGCACTTCGTCGACGTCTCGACGGCGGCGAGCAAGGTGATCGAAGGCAAGGCTGCCGGCTACAATGTGCTGGGCAACCCGCGTCCGGCGGTCACCAACTATGTGGCGCAGCACCAGATCAACGAAGGCACCTACCCGTCGCTGTCGGTGCTCGTGAAGGACATCGCCCAGCAGGTCACGCAGTACGGCTCGCTGGCGAAATTCCCGGCCGATCAGGTGGGCAATACGCGTAACGACATGTACCTGGCGTCCGAAGCCATCCGTTTCCTGATGAAGGACAAGGAAAGCGAACTGAACAAGGAAGAGGTCGCAACCCTCACCAACTACAAGGGCTCGCTCGATACGGCGACGAAGTTCATCCCGACCTGGGTGAAAATCGCCGTCGCCATCGCACTGGGCCTGGGCACCATGATCGGCTGGAAGCGGATCGTGGTCACCGTCGGCGAGAAGATCGGCAAGACCCACCTGACCTACGCGCAGGGCGCCTGCGCCGAAATCACGGCCGCGGCGACCATCGCCGCCGCCGACGGCTTCGGACTTCCGGTCTCGACCACCCACGTGCTGTCATCCGGCATCGCCGGCACGATGGCAGCGAGCGGCTCCGGACTGCAGTGGTCGACCATCCGCAACATCGCGCTGGCCTGGGTCCTGACGCTGCCGGCCTCGATGGTGCTCTCGGGCTTCCTGTACTACGTGTTCTATCACATCTTCTGATCCGTCAGAGTGGACCGACGTCACGAAAGCCGCGCATGATTTGCGCGGCTTTCTCTTTTTGGAGAGATACAATCGCCTGCCCCGCTTGTCGCACTGCATCAACCCCATCCCAACTGGCCATTTGATCCCACGCGCCTTTGTCGGGGTGGTGTATAAGTTCCGTCCGATTTAGAATGGTTCCGAGTTACGGCTCTTCGGCCTTTGTTGATTGATTCGACGGTCCCTCGGCCGTCCCTGCACATGAGGTTGGTATGGACACGCTGATGCTGCCGTTTACGCCGCGCTTCATCATTCTCACGATCTGCTGTGTGGTGACGGTGCTGCTGTTCGCCATCGGTCTGTACGACCACAAGGCGTTCGCGGTGGTGCTGCTGCCGCTGGTGATTTTCGGCGCGCTGGCGGCGCTGGGGTTTCGCGATCTCTTGCAGACCCGCCACGCGATCCTGCGCAACTATCCGATCTCGGCGCATATGCGTTTCATGCTGGAGGAAATCCGGCCCGAGCTGCGGCAGTATTTCTTCGAGAGCGAGAAGGACGGGCGCCCCTTCAGCCGCGACATCCGCGCGCTGGTGTATCAGCGCGCCAAGATGGACCTCGACAAGCGTCCCTTCGGCACCCAGAACGACGTCTATCAGGAAGGCTATGAGTGGATGCACCACTCGGTGGCGCCGAAGCCGATGGCGTCGGAAAAATTCCGCATCACCATCGGCGGGCCTGACTGCACCAAGCCGTATTCGGCCTCGATCTTCAACATCTCGGCCATGAGTTTCGGCGCGCTGAGCCCGAACGCGGTGCGCGCGCTCAATGGCGGCGCCAAGCGCGGCGGCTTCGCCCATGATACCGGCGAGGGCGGCCTCAGCCCCTATCACCGCGAGATGGGCGGCGACATCATCTGGGAAATCGGCTCCGGCTATTTCGGCTGTCGCACGCCGGACGGCAATTTCGATCCCGAGAAGTTCGCGGCCCTCGCCACCATCGACCAGATCAAGATGGTCGAACTGAAGATGAGCCAGGGCGCCAAGCCGGGCCACGGCGGCGTGCTGCCGGCGGCGAAAGTGTCGAAGGAGATTTCGGAAATTCGCGGCGTGCCGATGGGGCAGGACTGCATCTCGCCGCCCTATCACAAGGCGTTCTCGACCCCGATCGCGATGATGCAGTTCATCGGTGAAATGCGCCGGCTGTCCGGCGGCAAGCCGGCCGGCTTCAAGCTCTGCATCGGCCATCCCTGGGAATTCCTGTCGATCTGCAAGGCGATGCTGGAGACCGGGATCTATCCCGACTTCATCGTGGTCGACGGCAATGAAGGCGGCACCGGCGCCGCTCCGCTGGAGTTCATGGACAATCTCGGCATGCCGATGCGTGAGGGTGTTAACTTCGTGCACAATTCGCTGATCGGCATCGGCGCGCGTGACCGCATCCGCATCGGCGCGGCCGGCAAGATCGCCACCGCCTTCGACATCGCCCGCGCCATGGCGATCGGCGCCGACTGGTGCAATTCGGCACGCGGATTCATGTTCTCGATCGGCTGCATCCAGTCGCTGAGCTGCCACACCGACCGTTGCCCCACCGGCGTCACCTCGCAGGATCCCACACGGCAGCGGGCGCTGGTGGTGCCGGACAAGCTCGAGCGCGCCTACAACTTCCATCACGCCACCCTGCATGCGCTGGCCGAACTCACCGCCGCCGGCGGCTTCGAGCATCCGCAGGAGATGAAGCCGGTGCATTTCTCGCGCCGGGTCTCCGGCGTCGAGGTGATGTCGTTCGACCGGCTCTATCCGTCGCTGCGCCCGGGCGAACTGATCGACGGCACCAGCGATCTTCGCTTCAAGACCGCCTGGGCCATGGCACGCGCGGAGTCGT is drawn from Bradyrhizobium prioriisuperbiae and contains these coding sequences:
- a CDS encoding xanthine dehydrogenase family protein molybdopterin-binding subunit; the encoded protein is MDLLPKDMRFGAGLPVRRVEDQRLVTGRGRYVDDQAHADALWLVVLRSPHAHARIASIDTSAALAMEGVAAMFTGADLIADDIGALPTLAIFKRPDGAPMAFPTRRLLAHEVVRFAGEAVAVAVATSRAIALAATEAVVVDYEVLPAVTDPVAATEPGAPLVWPQTPDNVVAGMSYGDAAAVEAAFKTAAHVVSLDVVSQRLVPAAMEPRSTVAELDAGNGRLTMHMQTQTPTTTRDILADAVLKRPKDSIRILVGDIGGGFGQKTNLYPEDGMVAYAAVKLKRKVRWRGERTDDFVGGTHGRDLTSTGEFALDARGRVLAFRVRSIGGTGAYLSGTGVIIPLVLGPFVATGTYDLPLVHIDVRAVMTHTAPTGAYRGAGRPEAVYIVERLMDAAARQIGMDPRKIRKVNFIKSSQMPYQTATGQTYDSGAFAHMLDRASDLADWDGFAARKRAALKKGLLYGRGLASYIEWTGGRVHNEKVSLHATGDGKVVLHSGTQAMGQGLETAYSQMISAALGIPMDKIEVVQGNTDLAQGFGSVGSRSLFVGGTAAVVSATDLIAKARETAANVLEAGLGDIEYSDGWLTVAGTDRRVSLFDLAKHETNARLSVDSEGQVDGPTWPNGSHICEVEIDPQTGQTKVVRFTTVDDVGVAINPMLVEGQIHGGVAQGIGQALYEGVHYDPEGQLLTASYQDYCIPRADDVPAITVTLDESAPCRTNPLGSKGCGESGAIGGPPCVVNAVMDALSSAGVKNLHAPLTPMKVWEALRQAQAAAA
- a CDS encoding inorganic phosphate transporter; amino-acid sequence: MSDLALPGSIEPALRKGPDLDKGFHPMTGVIYLGVIAAALLFVAYSIYADVDATGTKITSFLPYILLFVALLIALGFEFVNGFHDTANAVATVIYTRSMPAHIAVVWSGMFNLLGVLLSSGAVAFGIVSLLPVELILQVGSSAGFAMVFALLIAAILWNLGTWLLGLPASSSHTLIGSIMGVGIANALLRGRDGTSGVDWSQAGNIGKALLLSPLFGFAVAALLLFVLKTVMLRATPALFAEPKGDQPPPVWIRGILVLTCTLVSFFHGSNDGQKGMGLIMLILIGTVPTAYALNRALPASETAHFVDVSTAASKVIEGKAAGYNVLGNPRPAVTNYVAQHQINEGTYPSLSVLVKDIAQQVTQYGSLAKFPADQVGNTRNDMYLASEAIRFLMKDKESELNKEEVATLTNYKGSLDTATKFIPTWVKIAVAIALGLGTMIGWKRIVVTVGEKIGKTHLTYAQGACAEITAAATIAAADGFGLPVSTTHVLSSGIAGTMAASGSGLQWSTIRNIALAWVLTLPASMVLSGFLYYVFYHIF
- a CDS encoding FMN-binding glutamate synthase family protein; amino-acid sequence: MDTLMLPFTPRFIILTICCVVTVLLFAIGLYDHKAFAVVLLPLVIFGALAALGFRDLLQTRHAILRNYPISAHMRFMLEEIRPELRQYFFESEKDGRPFSRDIRALVYQRAKMDLDKRPFGTQNDVYQEGYEWMHHSVAPKPMASEKFRITIGGPDCTKPYSASIFNISAMSFGALSPNAVRALNGGAKRGGFAHDTGEGGLSPYHREMGGDIIWEIGSGYFGCRTPDGNFDPEKFAALATIDQIKMVELKMSQGAKPGHGGVLPAAKVSKEISEIRGVPMGQDCISPPYHKAFSTPIAMMQFIGEMRRLSGGKPAGFKLCIGHPWEFLSICKAMLETGIYPDFIVVDGNEGGTGAAPLEFMDNLGMPMREGVNFVHNSLIGIGARDRIRIGAAGKIATAFDIARAMAIGADWCNSARGFMFSIGCIQSLSCHTDRCPTGVTSQDPTRQRALVVPDKLERAYNFHHATLHALAELTAAGGFEHPQEMKPVHFSRRVSGVEVMSFDRLYPSLRPGELIDGTSDLRFKTAWAMARAESFSAVA